The DNA segment GGCATTGTTCCAAGTATTAGACCCCTCTTTCCAAGCAGCACGGGCAGCTCCCGTCACCCACACTCTCCCACAGACTTCGGGAGCAGAGGCACGTCCATCAGGTACACTTCAAGGTCTCAGACCCGAAAACCACGCAATCGGTTCCCAAAAGGCGCTAATGCAACCCAGAGCAAACCCCTGTCGGCTTGGTTCAGGCGACTGCAGTCGTTGGTGGAGGGCGGCACGGTGGGGCCACCCGACACCTATTGTTCGTCGGGGACCCTCGATTCACTGCGACCCCAGCAATCTTTGAGGTGATGGCAATCATGGTTGGCATCATTTCGCCTTTTATCCTTTCCTTTGTCCTCTTGCATTCTGATGAGATATGTAGACAGCCTGCCGACAGGACAGTGTTgacaccagcagcatcagtCGACACTCCCGTCCAACAggggcatcaccaccagctctCACACCCCTCAACGGCTGGATCGGCAATCCTCCGAGGTGACAGTCAAACGACAAGCACCCCCAACTCGGAGActccagcagcggcagcagtagcagcagcaggcagtGCGGGGCAAATATTGGCAGGACCGCCCATCTTTTCTTATCTCTCTGACGCCGCTAGACGACAAAACCCAcgacacccacccacccgtcATCTCCTGCTGCAGAAAATTTCCATGTTGGATTCCCCATCTCTCGCATACACGCTGTCACCGTCACCCTTCACGGCCCGTTTATTACGCTGTGGAAATTTCATTAGCTGCTGGGACAGACGGCGTTGCGAACGGCAGGCCACCACGGCTGTTATCTCCTAGGGTGTCCCCATCTACACCAGACCCAGCGCCAGGGGTTCTCCACGAACACAACCGTTTATCAGTGGACCCGTTACCTGCCGTTGTCTCCGTTTCGTGCCCGGTATTCGGGGGGCCACTTTCACTCAACTGCCAGGCCGAACAACTCTATTGTCGACGGCGGGATTCATCGCGAAAGAAaatcaaacaaaacaaacccggAGCTCACCAACGCATGGTAATCGCGGGCCGTTGAGAGACACGGTTGTGCGACCCACCATCTCGCCGTCAGACCCGCCATTTTTGATCTCGCTCGCCATCCCCGTCGCCTTCGCCATTCCAATGATCCGACAGAGATGACCCTCGACCGCGACATTGAGATGAGCCAGCTGGATCGCACCCGCAGTCTAGCCGAAGGCAGCAGCTTCACCGTCCGGGGTCAAAGTCGGGCCTCGGAtcctgatcatcatcatcatcattatcatcatcaccaccacaaccatcaccctcataATACCGTCGGCGTAGGTGCCGGAGGGATGAAAGCTCGCGTGGGGAGGTTCATCGACACCTTCCGCCGGGAACACCCAGACAACGTCCGCTACCACGACGACCCCAACTTTGCGCTTCACGTCACTGACCCAGAAGGTGGCGCAGGCGACTCACCGACGACAACCAGAACAACAAATGGGTTTGGCTCTGCTtcgggggtggcggtggtgaggcagCATAATGGGGAGAGGTACTATGACTTACGGACGGCGAACTCCAGGACGGCGGGGACGTTGCTTGCGCGGGAGCTCAAGGGGAGGCATTTGCAGATGATTGCGATTGGGGGGTCGATCGGGAcgggtttgtttgttgcgAGTGGGAAGGCGTTGAGTGAGGGGGgcccggcggcggtgttgttggcgtaCATCTTTGTGGGCGTGATGCTGTATTGCACGGTGCAGGCgttgggggagttggccGTGGTGTTTCCTGTCGCGGGGTCGTTCTCGGCTTTTTCGACGAGGTTTCTGGATCCGAGTTGGGGGTTTGCTATGGGTTGGAAGTaggttgtttttgttgacCGTTTTTCTGTTGATGGGGAAACATCCCGCGTCACCCTTTTTCTTCCGTTGTTCTGGTGTTGCATGCTAACGTGGTGTGACTGAAGCTATGCCTTGCAGTGGATAGTGGTGTTACCGCTCGAGATTATTGCCGGCGCCATGACTATCGGTTATTGGAACGAGAGTCTGAACAAGGCCATATTTGTAGCCGTGTTTCTGGCGGTCATTGTTGTCATCAACCTCTTTGGAGTAAAGGGGTACGGCGAGGCAGAGTTTGTGTTTGCCATTGTCAAGGTTACTGCTGTCGTCGGGTTCATGTGAGTTTCGCACGGGTGCTTACCTGTTGGTGGAACGTTGCTGACCACCTTGTTAGCCTTCTCGGTatcgtcatcaacatcgGAGGGACCCCCGAAGGCGGCTACATCGGCGGCAAGTACTGGTCCGACCCGGGCGCCTTCAACAATGGCTTCAAGGGCCTCTGCAGCGTGTTTGTCACCGCCGCCTTTGCCTTTGCTGGTACGGAGCTGGTCGGTTTGGCTGCCGCCGAGACAGCCAACCCGCGAAAGTCCTTGCCTACCGCCATCAAACAAGTGTTTTGGAGAATCACACTCTTCTACATTGTGTCGCTTGCGCTCGTCGGTCTCCTGGTGCCGTACAACGAGCCCAGGTTGCTTGGTGCTACTAGCATCGCCGACGCCTCAGCCAGTCCCTTTGTCATCGCCATCGAAAGCGCAGGCACGACTATTCTACCCAGCATCATGAACGGCGTCATCCTTGTGTCCGTCATCAGCGTCGGCAACTCTTCCGTCTTTGGATCCTCCCGAACactcgccgccctcgccgagcTGGGCCAGGCGCCCAAGATCTTCGCCTACGTCGACCGCCGCGGCCGTCCACTAGTTTCCATCCTCGCAGCATCGAGCGTCGGTCTCCTGGCCTTCATGGCCAACTCCAAAGTCCACAGCCACGTGTTCGACTGGCTCCTCGCCATATCAGGCTTGAGCAGCGTCTTCACCTGGGGGAGCACCTGTCTCGCCCACATCCGCCTCCGCAAGGCATGGGCATACCATCACAGATCAGTCAGCGACATGGCCTTTCGTGCTCAGGGGGGAACGATCGGCAGCTGGATCGGCCTGTTTTGCAACTGTCTCATTCTCGTCGGTCAGTGCTGGGTGGCGATTTGGCCCATTACGAGCGAGCCGTTGACGTCGAGTCAGCGGGCCGAGAATTTCTTTTTGCAGTGTTTGGCGATcccggtggtgttgttgtttttgattGGGCACAAGCTGTGGTATAGGACGAGCGTGATCAAGGTGGAGGACATGGATATTGAtacggggaggagggattttgGCAGACTTGGGATTATCAaggcgcaggaggaggaggagagggctaGTTGGCCGAAGTGGAAGAGGGTTTATAGGGTTATTTGCTGATGGTTTGGGGGCTGGGGCGTGTACATATGAGTATATAATTTGGGcgaagggtggtggtgattggttATAATTTGAGATGAATTTCGATGTCGCAGAGCATTCGTCGTGCTCTCAGGTGTCTTTTTGACTATCATGATTTCCACTGTATGCCGGCGGAGAACGTTTCGGTAGCCACAAACGCCACTattccaccctcacccttaccatcatcacccgcTCTCACCCTCACAGCCAACCCCTCGGACCCAACCACTCGGTACTCAGGTATGAAGCCCAGTGTGTAAGGTATTTTTGGTCTGATCTAGGATTGGATAGGTAAGTATTTTACACTTATCTAAGGTTATGCCTTCTGATGAATGGGCGTTGGTTGCCACGGCATTTACACATGAGAAAATGAGTGATGGGTAGCCACGATCTGGCAGGTCTCTGACGGTAACTGCGTGGCAGTGACTGCCTCCAGGTTCACCACCAGTGCCTGTCCTGAGAGGGACGGGAGCACCTGTCCAGCTTCCTACACCTGGCAACAGACTGACAGCCGTACTTGCCTACCTCAGGAATACACGGTACTTGTAGTacttccaacagcagcccacTATCCGACGGCCAAATGGACCCCGAAACGGCTTGCGTAGCCCACCACCTcacggggttggtgggtgagcTTTTGATATTTTGGGCAGACCCTCTTAGGAGGAGTAGAgactctttctcttttcggTCTTGGTCAGTCCCGTCCCTCCACCGCATCACGACATTTTTTAGCTCATTGCAGAAAGGTTTTCTCGGCTCAAGAACTTATATTGTTGCCGAATTCTGTGTCACACTCCCTAACCTCCAGACGAAGCCGCGGCAGCCCGCATGTTTCCGCACCGGAAAGCTCGACGTGGACAATATTGCACCCAAACGGCCGTCCTCCTGGAGGCGCACCAAACCTCAACATGCGCATGGCATCCACGCACGACCTCTGTCTCTCTATTTTCTCCTGCTGTGGTACACAGCACTGTCGCAACAAACAATTCAATGCCCGAGAGCTGCTGACCGCCTCTGATCatctgcttctttttctggaACCCCAAGTCACGGCCCTAAAGGGAAGGTTGCAGCGCTCGCCGTGGGACAGACAGACCCCGGACCGGCAGTTGGAGCTTGGAAATCCGGGGAAAGGAACACGGCCGGGCATCTCATCATGCATTCCTCCCAGCCTCCGTCTTTTTACCAAGCTTTCCTCCTGTCGCACAGGCAGCATTCCCCGCATGCTGTCCCACGGGACGCCGAGGAGAACACCCCATCATGCGGGTGGAGGAATTGGAGACtcttggtgggttggggtacCTACCTTGATGATCACCACGTTACAGCCCAGCCGTGTTGTTCGGTCACGGGAGGCAGCTTGCTGGGACCGCATGCTCACCACATGCGAACACGATGGTTCATCCAATCTATCTTCGCATCGCCGGTGGTGTTAAGGTGGCACCGCGGTCATGATGATGCGGTCAGATATCTTTTTGGCGAGTCCAATtatctcttcctctccttgcccttgctTCCCACATGCCGGTCAGCTTGCTCTGgtgttgttttctttttgctaGCTTCCATTACAGAATGGCGTTTCTCTGGATCGCCTCTCTTGTGTTGTGCTCTCTGTGGGGGGCACGGGGACAGACTGAACGATGTTCGGGTTACGAAGCCATCAACGTGCTGAAGGCGGACTCGTATCTGATTGCAGATCTTGTTCTCATTGGCAACTGCAGCTCTCACAGCAGCGACATCGAGAACCTGAGGTTGCTTGTCGAGTACCAGACAGGTAAGCACGTCAATGTTTTTGTCAAGTATCACGATGCCGTCTAAGGTCACTGACTCGAACAGACTCACGGCTGCATGTCCTCATCACAGATGCCGATTCCCAAGTGTTTCAAATCCAGGAACACGTTCTCCCCCGACCGAGAAACGAGAACGCGTCCTCGAGCAGCTCTAGGTTGCAGTTCAGTTTCACCCAAAGCCCGTTTGCCTTTAGCGTTACAAGAGCGTCGACAGGGGAGACCCTTTTTGACACGGCCGACACGCCGTTGATCTTTGAAACCCAGTACATCCGACTCAGAACTCGCTTGCCGTCGAATCCAAATATTTATGGGCTGGGCGAACACTCGGATGACTTTCGCCTTCCAACATGGAATTACACCCGCACGCTATGGAACACGGAATCGCCCATGATCCCAAACGGGCTCAATCTCTACGGCTCGCACCCGGTGTACTTTGACCATCGGGGCGAGTCAGGCACGCACGGCGTGTTTCTGCGGAGTTCCAACGGCATGGATGTCAAGTTGGGCACCTCGGACCAGGGACAGCAATTCCTCGAGTACAATGTGATTGGCGGCGTATTCGACTTTTACTTCTTAGCAGGCCCGACCCCAACAGACGTCAGCAAGCAGTATGCCGAAGTTGTCGGGCTCCCAGCGTTTGTGCCGTATTGGGTCCTGGGTTTCCATCAGTGCAAGTATGGATATAAAAGCATTGATGAAGTTGGACAAGTTGTTGACACCTACGCGGCCGCTGGGATCCCATTGGAGACGATGTGGGGTGATATTGACTACATGAGCGACCATCAGGATTTCACCACGGACGGGAGCCGTTACCCCCTGGAGAAAGTTCGGCAGCTGGTTCAGAGTCTGCACGATGATGGACAACACTATGTTCAAATCCTGGATCCGGGAATCCATCGAGCTGGTGGTTACCCAACCTACACCAGAGGCGCCGAACAGAACGTCTTTCTCAAAGCAGCAGATGGCTCATTTTATCGCGGGTTTCAATGGCCCGGCGAAGTGGTTTGGCCTGACTGGCTCCATCCAAACACACAGGAATGGTGGACAGATGAGATCAGGAGGTTCTACGACCCCAACTCAGGCGTCAATGTCGATGGGCTGTGGGTTGACATGAATGAGGCGAGCAACATGTGTGAAAGCACCAGCTGCTTTGCTTCAACATCTGCTCGAACCTGCGTTGCCAACAAGGGTATCGCGGTCAGGAAACGTTACGGGGACCCGGTTCCATTTCTTGGAGTGCCAGAGAGAGATCTCTTCAACCCCCTGTATCGCATACAGAACCGATGGGGCGACATCTCCAGCAAAACTTTGTGGACGAACATCACCAATGCCGACGGAACCCACCAGTATGATACTCACAACTTCTACGGCACCATGATGGCTGGCGCCACCCGGAACGCCCTGCTGAGCAGAAACTCGGCTGTCAGGCCCTTCGTCCTCACTCGATCGACCTTTGCTGGCGTGGGGAGAGTGGCAGCGCATTGGTTCGGTGACAACGCTTCTAGGTGGGATCATTACCGAACTACTATCCGCCAAATGTTGTCCTTCACTGCCCTGCACGCGGTGCCCTTTGTTGGCTCTGACGTCTGTGGCTTCAACGAAAACGCGACGGAAAAAATGTGCGCCCGCTGGGCTTTGCTAGGCGCTTTCCAGCCCTTCTACCGCAACCACGCAGATATCACGGCCAACCGTCAGGAATTTTACCTGTGGCCTTTGGTCACTCAAgccgccaagaaggcgaTTGATACTCGCTACAAGTTGCTCGACTACATGTACACCTCCCTCTGGAAAGCGAGCGCTGACGGCACGCCCAACGCCAGCCCGCTGTGGTTCTTCTACCCCTCGGATAGCAACACGTTTGGCATCCAGAACCAATGGATGCTCGGAGACGCGTTACTTGTTTCTCCAGTTGTTGACGACGACTCCCAGAGCGTCAGCTTCTACCTTCCGGACGATATCTGGTATGACTTTTGGACTTTTGAGCAAAAGGCCGGGGGTGGACAAACGCACAGGTTGGACGGTGTACAGTGGGATGAGATTCCTGTTCACATTCGAGGCGGGACTATCCTTGCTATGAGGACTGAATCAGCGAATACTACTGCCcagttgagggagaagaacTTTAGGATTATTGTTGCGCCGGGGAAGGACGGGACTGCCAAGGGGGAATTGTACTTGGATGATGGGGCCAGTTTGGATGTGGGGGGGAACAAGTCGGAGATTGGGTTTTTGTGGGATGGGCAGAGCTTTGCTGCGAACGGGACGTTTGGGTTTGAGACGGATGTGAaggttgagagggttgttgttctcggaggggagggaggggaggttgttaCGCATGAGGGgccttgggggttgggaggagagtTTGGGTTTCATTTGtagagaggggaaggggtgatgAAGTATTTGAATTTTATTCTTGAACTTTCTGATACTATTGTGAGTTGGTTCTGGGTGTTCTTCCTGGTCGAGGGAAATACATTGCCGCTTtcggacttgggtggggtgtgtagcTAGGAGCAACACTGCCTCTgccaccctacccccctgtcaatttcagcttggaaaaaatgtgtttgatttcgaaatgtccaaattaaccagcttaagttcgaataaCGAATTTGCAAGTCGAGGTAAAGGCAAagttgaatcgtcatataaaccaatatactgcttgtcttaactacagttccatttcatatttacatacctacctaagcttcTTTATCACTTCCTCTCAACAAATTAGCACttatggcgtcatacctccctagttcccttggcatcagctgccgctttcacaggcttagttactgcagtcaaatcatcttgggagcctcGCGGCTGCTAAAGGAAACCAGATTAAAtagagtttgttgtggcgcTTTGTGACGGCATACGGctacagggttagggttaggacAGGAATACAGGGTcagggctgaggatgagggctgcggccaatgggagcaaagggaagcacaggccacgtggggcaggcaaggcagggtaaggatatcttgcagagcaagcagggccacacacacttacttttccttttcctcatctttCGATTACTTTAGCTACGGAATAATATTGGCCTTGACCTATTTCAGCCTCAGCTTCGTGACAcgcttggaactacgtcaggccaactagcccgatctcgagttATTCGAATGGGCCAAATGACGTCTCTACCaagtgttctagagccaCCTATCTTCATGACGAAACAGGGTACTCGaagtgatgaaagaggcgggatccagaaggatctagagtattgtaACGGGCTTTAAATTAATGGAGACCCCCAGgcccctcctgtgtcacgctatgatagaaaaaaaaagagagagaaaaagaatgagagatcagctcaGCTTTCTGTCGTGAACTTCATAGTTAGGACGCGCCCTGAAGAACACGATTCCAATGTTCAAACTTTCTCCACACGAGCCATTCTACTCCCTGTTGTTCGAGTGGGTCTTTAACTATATGACGTCGCTATAAAGCATTCTGGAGCCACCTGTCTTCAGGACGAAACACAGTACTCGAattgatgaaagaggcgggatctagaaggatctagagtatcatgacgggctataaattaatggagacccccagacccctcctgcgacacgctatgatagaaaaatagagagagagattgaatgagagatcagctaAGCTGTGTGCGGCTAGCTTGCAAGCCCAGTCATCTGTTTTCCGACACCTTCTctcttagctgcagctcctgccgatgcatctgctcggcctcctcatacttcccctggctacgaagcacaagcgcaaggttgttcatgctggtgagcgtgtcgggatgttccttgcccaacaccttctcagatagctgcagcgcctgccgatgcatctgctcggcctcctcatacttcccctggctgtcgagcacaagcgcaaggttgttcatgctggtgagcgtgtcgggatgctccttgcccaacaccttctcccttagctgcagcgcctgccgatgtatctgctcggcctcctcatacttcccctggctatcaagcacaagcgcaaggttgtccatgctggtgagcgtgtcgggatgctccttgcccaacaccttctccgatagctgcagctcctgccgatgcatctgctcggcctcctcatacttcccctggctatgaagcacaagcgcaaggttgtccatgctggtgagcgtgtcgggatgctccttgcccaacaccttctcccttagctgcagcgcctgccgatgcatccgctcggcctcctcatacttcccctggctatcaagcacaaTCGCAAGGTTGtccatgctggtgagcgtgtcaggatgctccttgcccaaaaCCTTCTCTCTTAGCTGGAgctcctgccgatgcatctgctcggcctccttatACTTCCCTAAATTGCGAAAGCTCTCACCCACTTTGGAAAGAAGACCTGTTGtcgcttcctcgtcatctgttCTCTTCCGTAGTTGAAGAGCATGTAGCGTATGAGGAAGATACCTTATCCACTCTTCTCGGTTTTCGTGTTTGGGCCAAGGAAATATATCGTTAAGCCGTTCTAACACTTTGGCCGTCCATTCCTGtcgctctccctttccatctaACCAGCTCAGCATCGATATCTGAACTAGCCGATGGATATCGTAGCTATCCGACTCATTCTGTTGGGAGATAAATGCATACGCCTTCAGGGTCCCGATTGCTTCAACTGTCTCTAGCGtccccgccggcggcaacaggGAGTGCGGAATATCCTTCCCGGCTAGAAAACACAGAAATCTGAGGTAGTCAGCCGCCAGCGCGTCGTGATCTGAGATTTGCTGGAACGAAATCAGCCAAGTTGTGGCGACAGCATTTTGAATGTTCTTATATCGGTGtcggtcgtcaaagtgaCTACTCAACAACTTaaccatatcctcatcactggacTTGCACAGCTTGAGGTACCGCGCAGTCGAgatctgctccttggccatATAAGCAGACGCCTGCCGTTTTgccagagggaggttagCAAGAAACTCTAGCAACGCATTGTTGCTTCTTGTGTCGCTCATCTGAGAACCTTTTAGGTTTTTCCCTAATAGCTTAAGGGCCTCGTCTTTGCtcatttcttcaactgcGATAATATGATTTTCAGACTCGACCAGCCTTAATCCAAGTTTGTGGTTTCGGGTTGTGAAAAGAATAGATCCTTTTCGGCTGAATGGAAGATAGTAGGTAAGGGCGGTATCCCCAAAGAGTAGCTTttcatcgtcggcgttgtCGATAATCAAAAGCCAGTTACCCATACTCTCGCGGCCCAATACGGACTTAATAAGTGCCTTAAcatctgctttttcttcgtcgatTCCCGGTACCTTAAGCTGCTGGCCGATAGCGCGGTATGCATTCTCGAAAGCGGTGGCATCCACAGCGGGAACCCAAAGACCGAGCATTCCGGCTGCACGCCGCGAATGCGATAAGCGGTCTCCAGCGCGATCTGCGTCTTTCCAACCCCCAGACCTTCGATGGCGGTCCGTTGGCAgtcatcttcgtctccaCTAGGAAGAACCCTCTTAAAAGATCTTCGAGAATTGATTCACGCCCGACGAATTCCTTATTACGTCCGAACCGGACGATCCAGTGTCCCTTCACGGTAGCTTCACCATGTTAGTACTATTCTGGCCGTATCAGCCCACCCAGGAGATGATCAGCTTACAGTTCTTCCGCAGTTTTAAAACAACCGATGCGTCTCCAGCGAGTTTCCTGACCGCATCTTTAACAAATTTAAAGTTGGGACATTCTGGACCTTGGAATTTGTTCATCCCTGAATGGGTCGCATCCAAGCCTTGGCGAGGGAAACCATGCAGGCAGGCCGAAGACTCCGTCACAAGCTAGCAAGGTCAGTTGAATATCACGAACGGGGGCAAATAACGTACAATCTTGCGGGTAACACTCCTTGACAGGCGCTTCGCCCACCCCGGCGATAGAATGCGTCTTAACATCTCCGTCTTCCTAGTCTCGAAAAAGCAACTCAGGGGCAGTTGCACTGCCTTAGCATTAGCGATCTCGGCGAACTTCTGAACGCGCTGGTGGACGAAGTCGTGGCTCTGCTCGAGGTCTTTTATGAGTTGGTCAGAGGCCTGCTCTCCCATAATGCCTTTaaccagcacctgccaccGAGCCTGCTTCGCAGCATCACTACCCTGGAATGGAGTGGCGAGAAACACGATGCCGACAGTGGAAAGCAGGATATGTTTATAGGCGCTGCCTTCCTGGGCGGCTCGGATGATTGCCTGGGGAGGTTAACCGCTGCCCGCCGTATATGATCTAGGTACATACCTCGGCCAGAAtaagccctccaaaacaagaggCGACGAAGATAATCGGTCGCGTTTGCGAACCACGGCCTTCGGCTATAAGACCGAGTAGCGTATCGGCATGGCCGAGTAGCGTCTGCACGGGTGCATCTGCGAAGTAGTTTGCATTCCAGTCGTACGTATATATGCAGGCCTTTGGTAGGgctgccggcagcatgtCGCCGTCCGACAGCCAgttcacaaccccatccccacttCTTTTCTTAAACTCCCATGTCCGCGGCGACTCGGTGCCCAATCCGTGGATTGCGATAATACTGTCCGGTTAGACGTGCCTCTATGCGCTTGACCGGGTGGAACTTACTCGATCGTCGCGTCGTCGGGAGCGTCGTCGACTGGGACGATCCGGCGGAGTCCCCTGCAAGCCTAAGGATGGAGTGCCGGTAGTTAGCATCGGTCGCCGCTTCTTATATAGAGAGCGATCTCACCTCTGTCGTGGTCATCCTGGGAATATTCTGAAAAGCGGGGCTCGTATTGCGCACCAGGCTGGTAAGGGTCAGCTTCAATCGCGGCGGTGACTATGTTAAGGTCGCCGTAAGAACGAaagtgatggagagaggagtaTTTAGACTTAGCGAGATCCATAATGAGGCGCTGTTTGGCCTTTGTATGCGTGTCACACGTCAAACAACCAATCAGCCACATCACGGCCCAACCGCTATCGAGAACCAATGGTTGGAAGTAAGGCAGGCAATCAAGTACCTcgcggttatcaaaggaatAGTATTGGACACAGAGTatgttaaaatgcagcatttattcatggaattttacagcacttgtttatggaattctgcgcccacattgttctcaacggctcacccacagcgctctcaacggctcgcccacagcgctttcaacggctcgcccacaagtgttctcaacggctcccaggactcctcaccggatctccggacaagctcttgaccggacctccgaacaatgagagataggagaagcatcatgagcgactcgagcacctcatcaatgagatcatagattcaagttactgaataaggatgataagggagttcaggtgctcataaagagccctcttccaattgcaatggtttttctgcttctttctctccttaaGAAGAAATAATAAGTTAAgacagtcaataagattgatcatttacagtatttcatgagactacaacatctcagttcactactctctgtatttgcaggtaatacctgttgcactttcttccttcgacaaccgcgtcgtcgtactcagcagcacagtccgacactcgccaagttcttgggtaattgcttcaccctcctgagacccctgtagctacagtgctctcagcgaccccattctAACAGAGTATAtcgaaggacttggcagcggcctaAGATCGCCTAATACTTACCGCCCAAAGCGCTAAGAAGCGCCATATCCAACTACTTTAAGCTATGATCCCGACATTACCTCTGATGCGACGCACCTGGGCAAGTATTCACAGCGCCCATCAAAAACCGCGGACGATCAAACCGTCGTGTCGTGTCCTTGTCTCTCGACGCTCCAAGCGAGTTAAGACAAACGGCGGAGAAATCGAAACTAAGGGATAACGTATGGCAATAGGATTAAGCATCCCGCAGTCACGGCCGGCTAGTTTAGCTAACAGAGTGCGCATAGTGGGCCCCGTGTGTTTTCCAGCTCCGGAAAGCAGGCGACGTGCCGACGCGTCCCGTGCCGACTCGTCCCGTCCCGACAATTACCCTCCGTCGCCCCCGTCCGCGTT comes from the Podospora pseudocomata strain CBS 415.72m chromosome 5, whole genome shotgun sequence genome and includes:
- the HIP1_2 gene encoding histidine permease (COG:E; EggNog:ENOG503NUN0), coding for MTLDRDIEMSQLDRTRSLAEGSSFTVRGQSRASDPDHHHHHYHHHHHNHHPHNTVGVGAGGMKARVGRFIDTFRREHPDNVRYHDDPNFALHVTDPEGGAGDSPTTTRTTNGFGSASGVAVVRQHNGERYYDLRTANSRTAGTLLARELKGRHLQMIAIGGSIGTGLFVASGKALSEGGPAAVLLAYIFVGVMLYCTVQALGELAVVFPVAGSFSAFSTRFLDPSWGFAMGWNYALQWIVVLPLEIIAGAMTIGYWNESLNKAIFVAVFLAVIVVINLFGVKGYGEAEFVFAIVKVTAVVGFILLGIVINIGGTPEGGYIGGKYWSDPGAFNNGFKGLCSVFVTAAFAFAGTELVGLAAAETANPRKSLPTAIKQVFWRITLFYIVSLALVGLLVPYNEPRLLGATSIADASASPFVIAIESAGTTILPSIMNGVILVSVISVGNSSVFGSSRTLAALAELGQAPKIFAYVDRRGRPLVSILAASSVGLLAFMANSKVHSHVFDWLLAISGLSSVFTWGSTCLAHIRLRKAWAYHHRSVSDMAFRAQGGTIGSWIGLFCNCLILVGQCWVAIWPITSEPLTSSQRAENFFLQCLAIPVVLLFLIGHKLWYRTSVIKVEDMDIDTGRRDFGRLGIIKAQEEEERASWPKWKRVYRVIC
- a CDS encoding hypothetical protein (EggNog:ENOG503NVMX; CAZy:GH31; COG:G) translates to MPVSLLWCCFLFASFHYRMAFLWIASLVLCSLWGARGQTERCSGYEAINVLKADSYLIADLVLIGNCSSHSSDIENLRLLVEYQTDSRLHVLITDADSQVFQIQEHVLPRPRNENASSSSSRLQFSFTQSPFAFSVTRASTGETLFDTADTPLIFETQYIRLRTRLPSNPNIYGLGEHSDDFRLPTWNYTRTLWNTESPMIPNGLNLYGSHPVYFDHRGESGTHGVFLRSSNGMDVKLGTSDQGQQFLEYNVIGGVFDFYFLAGPTPTDVSKQYAEVVGLPAFVPYWVLGFHQCKYGYKSIDEVGQVVDTYAAAGIPLETMWGDIDYMSDHQDFTTDGSRYPLEKVRQLVQSLHDDGQHYVQILDPGIHRAGGYPTYTRGAEQNVFLKAADGSFYRGFQWPGEVVWPDWLHPNTQEWWTDEIRRFYDPNSGVNVDGLWVDMNEASNMCESTSCFASTSARTCVANKGIAVRKRYGDPVPFLGVPERDLFNPLYRIQNRWGDISSKTLWTNITNADGTHQYDTHNFYGTMMAGATRNALLSRNSAVRPFVLTRSTFAGVGRVAAHWFGDNASRWDHYRTTIRQMLSFTALHAVPFVGSDVCGFNENATEKMCARWALLGAFQPFYRNHADITANRQEFYLWPLVTQAAKKAIDTRYKLLDYMYTSLWKASADGTPNASPLWFFYPSDSNTFGIQNQWMLGDALLVSPVVDDDSQSVSFYLPDDIWYDFWTFEQKAGGGQTHRLDGVQWDEIPVHIRGGTILAMRTESANTTAQLREKNFRIIVAPGKDGTAKGELYLDDGASLDVGGNKSEIGFLWDGQSFAANGTFGFETDVKVERVVVLGGEGGEVVTHEGPWGLGGEFGFHL
- a CDS encoding hypothetical protein (COG:S; EggNog:ENOG503NX9U), whose product is MTTTEACRGLRRIVPVDDAPDDATIDIIAIHGLGTESPRTWEFKKRSGDGVVNWLSDGDMLPAALPKACIYTYDWNANYFADAPVQTLLGHADTLLGLIAEGRGSQTRPIIFVASCFGGLILAEAIIRAAQEGSAYKHILLSTVGIVFLATPFQGSDAAKQARWQVLVKGIMGEQASDQLIKDLEQSHDFVHQRVQKFAEIANAKAVQLPLSCFFETRKTEMLRRILSPGWAKRLSRSVTRKILVTESSACLHGFPRQGLDATHSGMNKFQGPECPNFKFVKDAVRKLAGDASVVLKLRKNSTVKGHWIVRFGRNKEFVGRESILEDLLRGSGGWKDADRAGDRLSHSRRAAGMLGLWVPAVDATAFENAYRAIGQQLKVPGIDEEKADVKALIKSVLGRESMGNWLLIIDNADDEKLLFGDTALTYYLPFSRKGSILFTTRNHKLGLRLVESENHIIAVEEMSKDEALKLLGKNLKGSQMSDTRSNNALLEFLANLPLAKRQASAYMAKEQISTARYLKLCKSSDEDMVKLLSSHFDDRHRYKNIQNAVATTWLISFQQISDHDALAADYLRFLCFLAGKDIPHSLLPPAGTLETVEAIGTLKAYAFISQQNESDSYDIHRLVQISMLSWLDGKGERQEWTAKVLERLNDIFPWPKHENREEWIRYLPHTLHALQLRKRTDDEEATTGLLSKVGESFRNLGKYKEAEQMHRQELQLREKVLGKEHPDTLTSMDNLAIVLDSQGKYEEAERMHRQALQLREKVLGKEHPDTLTSMDNLALVLHSQGKYEEAEQMHRQELQLSEKVLGKEHPDTLTSMDNLALVLDSQGKYEEAEQIHRQALQLREKVLGKEHPDTLTSMNNLALVLDSQGKYEEAEQMHRQALQLSEKVLGKEHPDTLTSMNNLALVLRSQGKYEEAEQMHRQELQLREKVSENR